A part of Oncorhynchus clarkii lewisi isolate Uvic-CL-2024 chromosome 17, UVic_Ocla_1.0, whole genome shotgun sequence genomic DNA contains:
- the LOC139371175 gene encoding ubiquitin thioesterase OTU1 isoform X2 has product MLRLRCKTKNGSHIMQGLTHQSCVQELKSKVEELTGIPCDVQKIMVGYPPSSLDLRNGDAHLKDYPIKSGDTLIVEEEEKNKMKTQTTNSAVTKGPRLESPPVLARRVVPADNSCLFTSVSYVVEGGVYDPACAPEMRGLIAQIVSSDPTAYSEAVLGKTNEEYCTWIRRDDTWGGAIEVSILSKFYQCEICVVDTQTVRVDRFGEDAGYHKRVLLIYDGIHYDPLQKETPSSDTPPRTIFSTTDDIILAQALELADEARRKRQFTDINRFALRCMVCQTGLVGQKEAREHAKETGHTNFGEV; this is encoded by the exons ATGTTGCGTCTGCGTTGCAAAACCAAAAATGGGAGCCACATAATGCAGGGCCTGACCCATCAGTCCTGTGTGCAGGAGCTGAAGAGCAAGGTAGAGGAGCTGACTGGTATCCCCTGTGATGTACAGAAGATCATGGTTGGTTACCCTCCCTCTAGCTTGGACCTCCGAAACGGAGATGCTCACCTCAAGGACTACCCCATCAAATCAG GAGACACTCTTATTgttgaggaggaagagaagaacaAGATGAAGACCCAGACAACCAATTCAGCTGTAACCAAGGGACCCCGCCTGGAGTCTCCCCCTGTGCTGGCCAGAAGGGTCGTTCCAGCAGACAACTCCTGTCTGTTCACCAGTGTCTCCTATGTGGTGGAGGGCGGGGTATACGACCCAGCGTGTGCCCCCGAGATGCGAGGCCTCATCGCCCAGATCGTGTCGAGTGACCCAACAGCTTACTCTGAGGCGGTTTTGGGAAAGACCAACGAGGAGTACTGCACCTGGATCCGACGTGACGACACCTGGGGCGGAGCTATAGAGGTGTCCATCCTGTCCAAATTCTACCAGTGTGAGATCTGTGTAGTGGACACGCAGACAGTGCGTGTGGATAGATTTGGTGAGGACGCTGGCTACCACAAACGTGTGCTGCTCATCTACGACGGCATCCACTACGACCCACTGCAGAAAGAAACGCCTAGTTCCGACACTCCGCCCCGGACCATCTTCTCCACCACAGATGACATCATCCTGGCCCAGGCCCTGGAGCTAGCGGATGAGGCGCGAAGGAAGCGGCAGTTTACGGACATCAACCGCTTTGCCTTGCGCTGCATGGTGTGTCAGACAGGCCTAGTAGGACAGAAGGAGGCCCGGGAACATGCCAAGGAGACGGGCCACACCAACTTTGGAGAGGTGTAA
- the LOC139371175 gene encoding ubiquitin thioesterase OTU1 isoform X1: protein MLRLRCKTKNGSHIMQGLTHQSCVQELKSKVEELTGIPCDVQKIMVGYPPSSLDLRNGDAHLKDYPIKSGDTLIVEEEEKNKMKTQTTNSAVTKGPRLESPPVLARRVVPADNSCLFTSVSYVVEGGVYDPACAPEMRGLIAQIVSSDPTAYSEAVLGKTNEEYCTWIRRDDTWGGAIEVSILSKFYQCEICVVDTQTVRVDRFGEDAGYHKRVLLIYDGIHYDPLQKETPSSDTPPRTIFSTTDDIILAQALELADEARRKRQFTDINRFALRCMVCQTGLVGQKEAREHAKETGHTNFGEVLSLTSWRSCWTNVRTTK from the exons ATGTTGCGTCTGCGTTGCAAAACCAAAAATGGGAGCCACATAATGCAGGGCCTGACCCATCAGTCCTGTGTGCAGGAGCTGAAGAGCAAGGTAGAGGAGCTGACTGGTATCCCCTGTGATGTACAGAAGATCATGGTTGGTTACCCTCCCTCTAGCTTGGACCTCCGAAACGGAGATGCTCACCTCAAGGACTACCCCATCAAATCAG GAGACACTCTTATTgttgaggaggaagagaagaacaAGATGAAGACCCAGACAACCAATTCAGCTGTAACCAAGGGACCCCGCCTGGAGTCTCCCCCTGTGCTGGCCAGAAGGGTCGTTCCAGCAGACAACTCCTGTCTGTTCACCAGTGTCTCCTATGTGGTGGAGGGCGGGGTATACGACCCAGCGTGTGCCCCCGAGATGCGAGGCCTCATCGCCCAGATCGTGTCGAGTGACCCAACAGCTTACTCTGAGGCGGTTTTGGGAAAGACCAACGAGGAGTACTGCACCTGGATCCGACGTGACGACACCTGGGGCGGAGCTATAGAGGTGTCCATCCTGTCCAAATTCTACCAGTGTGAGATCTGTGTAGTGGACACGCAGACAGTGCGTGTGGATAGATTTGGTGAGGACGCTGGCTACCACAAACGTGTGCTGCTCATCTACGACGGCATCCACTACGACCCACTGCAGAAAGAAACGCCTAGTTCCGACACTCCGCCCCGGACCATCTTCTCCACCACAGATGACATCATCCTGGCCCAGGCCCTGGAGCTAGCGGATGAGGCGCGAAGGAAGCGGCAGTTTACGGACATCAACCGCTTTGCCTTGCGCTGCATGGTGTGTCAGACAGGCCTAGTAGGACAGAAGGAGGCCCGGGAACATGCCAAGGAGACGGGCCACACCAACTTTGGAGAGGT